Proteins from one bacterium genomic window:
- a CDS encoding hydrogenase maturation protease has protein sequence MGKKIAIGIGNYLMQDDGVGPKVIEQICLRELDQDFEAEDISTDGLRLFRHFNYETEKIVIIDSAFMGQKPGTVMVFSPDQLQTQRNCQPISTHEGDILNLINLGKTLNLPIPEIKIVAVEPDRVDIGDELSSCLKGKMDEVIRQVVQEMSC, from the coding sequence ATGGGTAAAAAAATCGCTATCGGTATCGGCAACTATCTGATGCAGGATGACGGCGTGGGACCAAAAGTAATCGAGCAGATCTGCCTGCGGGAACTGGACCAGGACTTTGAGGCCGAGGATATTTCCACCGATGGTCTACGGCTGTTCAGGCACTTTAATTATGAAACAGAAAAAATTGTAATTATCGACTCCGCCTTCATGGGGCAAAAGCCTGGCACGGTGATGGTGTTTTCTCCGGACCAGCTTCAAACCCAAAGAAATTGCCAGCCAATAAGCACTCATGAGGGTGATATCCTCAACTTGATCAATCTCGGCAAAACGCTCAACCTTCCCATCCCGGAAATTAAAATTGTGGCGGTAGAACCGGACCGGGTGGATATCGGTGATGAGCTTTCCTCCTGTCTGAAAGGCAAAATGGATGAAGTGATCCGGCAGGTGGTTCAGGAGATGTCCTGTTAG
- the pyrF gene encoding orotidine-5'-phosphate decarboxylase: MASQIPANPKPIPLNKRLIFALDVESPQEAQEWVSKLKDQIKFYKVGLQLFLAGWFNIVDWIVQQDLEVMVDLKFFDVPQTVASAFRQLKGHGISFTTVHGNDAILRAAVEARHDIAPASHELNILAVTVLTSLDQADLQDLGFNCSVEELVLSRARRALALGCDGVVSSGLEAPRLRSDLGQNFLIVVPGVRPVQNRVDDQKRTVDLTGAFLAGADHVVVGRPIRQADNPVAVVETMQAQIAKAFG; encoded by the coding sequence ATGGCATCGCAAATACCAGCAAATCCAAAACCGATTCCCCTCAACAAGCGTCTCATCTTTGCTCTGGATGTGGAATCTCCGCAGGAGGCACAGGAGTGGGTATCAAAATTGAAGGATCAGATTAAATTTTATAAAGTAGGATTGCAGCTCTTTCTGGCAGGATGGTTCAATATCGTTGACTGGATCGTGCAGCAGGATCTTGAAGTCATGGTGGATCTGAAATTTTTCGATGTTCCCCAGACCGTGGCTTCAGCTTTCAGGCAACTGAAAGGGCATGGTATTTCCTTTACTACGGTTCACGGTAACGATGCCATTTTACGGGCTGCGGTCGAGGCCAGGCACGACATTGCTCCGGCCAGCCATGAGCTGAATATCCTGGCGGTCACGGTTCTGACCAGTCTGGATCAGGCAGACTTGCAGGATCTTGGCTTCAACTGCTCTGTCGAGGAGCTTGTCCTGAGCCGGGCCAGACGTGCTCTCGCCCTTGGATGTGACGGCGTGGTCTCATCCGGCCTGGAGGCCCCGCGGCTGAGGAGCGATCTTGGCCAAAATTTTCTGATTGTTGTGCCGGGTGTGAGGCCGGTCCAAAACCGGGTGGATGACCAGAAAAGAACTGTTGACCTGACGGGGGCTTTTCTGGCCGGTGCAGATCATGTTGTCGTCGGAAGGCCTATTCGACAGGCGGACAATCCGGTGGCAGTGGTCGAAACAATGCAGGCCCAGATTGCGAAGGCTTTTGGATAA
- a CDS encoding Ni/Fe hydrogenase subunit alpha produces MAQKININLQHVTRVEGHGNIVVNATNGKLERCEWQVPEAPRFFESMVRGRHFSEIARITSRICGICSVGHQLASIKATEKALGITVSEQTEKLRRLLKHGENFDSHILHVYFLVAPDLLGVPSVMPLAESHPEVVKRALAMKGLGSRWSSIICGRSTHPVRIVPGGFSSLVTEAELIELKKSILNIVPDVEATVKTLQAVVDKVPHFERKTEYVGLVDTVEYGLYDGQIGCLMPDGQKTLIDVEDYRSVTNEWVSPLSTAKYTRHHMDSYMVGALARINLNFQQLHPEAQRMAQELGFSVPCYNPYLNTIAQFIEAVHSAFTGLELIDSLLAAGMRDEELPVITPRAGRGVGAVDVPRGILFHDYEYDDAGLCTSANCIIPTNQNHANIQGDMDKLVPEMMRANKSQPEMELHLEMLVRAYDPCISCSTHYLDVTFVK; encoded by the coding sequence ATGGCACAAAAAATCAATATCAATTTACAGCATGTCACCCGGGTCGAGGGCCATGGAAACATCGTCGTCAATGCCACCAACGGCAAACTTGAGCGGTGTGAATGGCAGGTGCCCGAAGCTCCGAGATTCTTCGAATCCATGGTCCGGGGACGGCATTTTTCGGAGATCGCCCGTATTACTTCCCGTATCTGCGGCATCTGCTCGGTAGGTCATCAACTGGCTTCAATCAAAGCCACGGAAAAGGCGCTCGGCATCACTGTCTCCGAGCAGACCGAGAAACTGCGGCGGCTCCTGAAGCATGGTGAAAATTTCGATTCTCACATTCTCCATGTCTATTTTCTCGTTGCTCCTGATCTTCTGGGGGTTCCCTCGGTCATGCCTCTGGCAGAATCCCATCCGGAAGTAGTCAAACGGGCCCTGGCCATGAAGGGATTGGGAAGCCGCTGGTCAAGCATCATATGCGGCAGATCCACGCATCCGGTCAGGATTGTCCCCGGAGGCTTCTCTTCCCTGGTCACGGAGGCTGAGCTGATCGAGCTGAAAAAAAGTATTTTGAATATCGTTCCGGACGTGGAAGCGACTGTCAAGACCCTTCAGGCAGTGGTCGATAAGGTTCCGCATTTTGAGCGGAAAACAGAGTATGTAGGTCTGGTGGACACGGTAGAGTATGGCCTGTACGACGGACAGATTGGATGCCTTATGCCTGATGGTCAAAAGACCCTGATCGATGTGGAGGACTACCGCTCGGTAACCAACGAATGGGTCAGCCCGCTGTCCACAGCTAAATATACCCGGCATCACATGGACTCCTACATGGTTGGGGCCCTGGCCAGGATCAATCTCAATTTTCAGCAATTGCACCCGGAAGCTCAGAGAATGGCTCAGGAACTGGGATTTTCCGTCCCCTGTTATAATCCCTACCTGAACACTATAGCCCAGTTCATCGAGGCTGTCCATTCCGCCTTTACCGGGCTGGAGCTTATTGACAGCCTGCTGGCTGCCGGCATGCGGGATGAGGAGTTACCGGTCATCACGCCGAGAGCCGGCCGCGGAGTGGGAGCTGTGGATGTACCGAGGGGTATTCTTTTCCACGACTATGAATACGATGATGCAGGCCTGTGCACCTCGGCCAACTGCATTATTCCGACCAACCAGAACCATGCCAATATCCAGGGCGATATGGACAAGCTGGTGCCGGAGATGATGCGGGCCAATAAGAGCCAGCCGGAGATGGAACTGCACCTGGAGATGCTCGTTCGGGCTTATGACCCCTGTATTTCCTGCTCAACGCATTATCTGGACGTAACCTTTGTGAAGTAG
- a CDS encoding chorismate synthase, with protein MLGCHLGKFFQVTIAGGSYQEGLVAVVQGTPPGLLLTEKEIYADLLLRKPGSDELASPRKEPDLPVLYTGLNAADTVENAGNRNHTNGTPITILIPNLDRHFIHIKQYQDTNRTPRPGHASYASFIKYGPDDDAIGAGLFSGRYTAPIVAAGSIAKKVLSNCGIEIFSYIKELAGVRCSEVEYTQALSRSRAFKKMRQDFDPFFQEIYVNNRITMEMRFLEKMRIMAEIEREIDDIRARGPEFVPDKVKEKYGVHPVINCPDLEAAEEMLEACQRITETGDSSGGIIETVATGVPIGLGEPVFNKLDAELGRMLGLGAVKGVEVGAGFMVKDMTGSQCNDAMQVENGQVAFMTNNAGGITGGLATGQPIVVRLAVKPTPTIDKAQQTIDKYTMENRTLAAITRRDPTVVGRLWPVAESYTALVLLDLLIAHYGYQTLIAKNRT; from the coding sequence ATGCTTGGATGTCATTTAGGAAAATTCTTTCAGGTTACTATAGCTGGTGGCTCTTATCAGGAGGGCCTGGTTGCCGTAGTACAGGGGACGCCACCGGGTCTACTGCTCACCGAGAAAGAAATTTACGCTGACCTTTTGCTCAGGAAACCGGGCAGCGATGAGCTTGCCTCACCGCGAAAAGAGCCTGATCTTCCAGTCCTCTACACCGGACTCAATGCTGCAGATACGGTCGAAAACGCCGGTAATCGGAACCATACGAACGGCACCCCCATAACTATCCTGATTCCCAATCTCGATCGACATTTTATTCATATCAAGCAATATCAGGATACCAACCGCACCCCAAGGCCGGGTCATGCCTCATATGCTTCGTTCATAAAATATGGACCTGATGATGACGCCATTGGTGCGGGCCTGTTCAGCGGTCGCTATACTGCACCTATTGTGGCCGCGGGTTCTATTGCCAAGAAGGTCCTGAGTAACTGCGGCATAGAGATATTTTCCTACATCAAAGAGCTGGCTGGTGTCCGCTGTAGCGAGGTCGAGTATACCCAGGCACTTAGCCGTAGCCGGGCATTCAAGAAAATGCGCCAGGATTTTGACCCCTTTTTTCAAGAGATTTATGTTAATAACCGGATAACGATGGAGATGCGCTTTCTTGAAAAGATGAGGATTATGGCTGAGATCGAGCGTGAAATCGATGATATCCGGGCCCGTGGTCCGGAATTTGTGCCGGACAAGGTCAAGGAGAAATACGGGGTGCATCCCGTCATCAATTGCCCTGACCTTGAGGCAGCAGAGGAAATGCTGGAGGCATGCCAGCGGATAACGGAAACTGGTGATTCATCGGGTGGTATCATCGAGACAGTGGCTACGGGCGTGCCGATTGGCCTTGGAGAGCCTGTTTTTAACAAACTGGATGCAGAGCTTGGCAGAATGCTCGGCCTCGGTGCAGTCAAGGGTGTGGAGGTCGGGGCCGGGTTCATGGTCAAGGATATGACCGGCAGCCAGTGTAACGATGCCATGCAGGTGGAAAATGGTCAGGTTGCCTTTATGACGAATAATGCCGGAGGTATTACCGGAGGGCTGGCTACCGGTCAGCCGATCGTGGTACGACTGGCGGTCAAACCTACGCCCACTATTGACAAGGCACAGCAAACGATTGATAAGTATACGATGGAGAATCGTACCCTGGCCGCGATTACGCGGCGCGATCCTACGGTAGTCGGACGACTCTGGCCGGTAGCGGAAAGCTATACGGCGCTCGTGCTTCTTGACCTTTTAATCGCCCACTACGGCTATCAAACCCTGATAGCCAAAAACCGGACATGA
- a CDS encoding helix-turn-helix domain-containing protein: MDNQEILTMKEAAAYLKITEKTLLKLVKENKVRALRVGNVYRFIKKELTEDVREKEAKVATR, from the coding sequence ATGGATAATCAAGAAATTTTAACTATGAAGGAAGCGGCGGCGTATCTGAAAATAACAGAAAAGACTTTGCTTAAATTGGTCAAAGAAAACAAAGTTAGGGCCTTACGAGTAGGAAACGTATACCGATTTATCAAAAAAGAACTCACCGAAGATGTCAGGGAGAAAGAAGCAAAGGTGGCTACAAGATGA